TGAAATTCGGCTCGCTCTGTGCGCTGGGCGGATTCACACCCTATCCGGTGATGAGCGCGATGACGCATTTCCCGGAAGATTTTTCGCCGGCGCCGGTGGTGGAGGCTGCGGAATGAGCGAGCCGGAAAAGGTCAAAGGTCCAGCCTCCTACTTCCCCTCGATCGAGAAGAAGTACGGCCAGCCGATCGAGCACTGGAAAGCGATCGTTCGCGCGCAGGAAGGCAAGGCCCATATGCAGATTGTGGCGTTCCTGAAGGAAACACACGGCCTGGGCCATGGCCATGCCAACGCGCTTGTCGCGGCGACGCTCGCCGAGACCAAGTCCCAAGAATTGCCCGGAGGTTCCCATGTCTCTCGTTCCTGAAATCGACTACGGCACGCCCGTCTCCCGCTCAGAGAAGATGGTGACGCTGACCATTGACGGTCGCGAGATCAGCGTGCCGGAAGGCACCTCGATCATGCGCGCCTCCGTGGAAGCGGGCATCAAGGTGCCGAAACTCTGCGCCACCGACATGGTGGATGCCTTCGGCTCCTGCCGCCTCTGTCTCGTCGAGATCGAGGGCCGCAACGGCACGCCGGCCTCCTGCACGACGCCGGTCGCACCCGGCCTCAAGGTGCACACCCAGACCTCACGGCTGAAAGACATCCGCAAGGGCGTGATGGAGCTCTATATCTCCGACCACCCGCTCGACTGTCTGACCTGTGCCGCCAATGGCGACTGCGAGCTGCAGGACATGGCTGGCGCCGTCGGCCTGCGCGATGTGCGCTACGGCTACGAGGGCGACAACCACGTCAAGGCCCGGGACAATGGCGAAGCCAATACCCGCTGGATGCCGAAGGACGAATCGAACCCCTATTTCACCTATGATCCTTCCAAGTGCATCGTCTGTTCGCGCTGCGTGCGCGCCTGCGAGGAAGTGCAAGGCACCTTTGCGCTGACGATCGAGGGCCGCGGCTTCGACAGCCGCGTGTCGCCCGGCATGCACGAGAATTTCCTCGCCTCCGAATGCGTCTCCTGCGGCGCCTGTGTACAGGCCTGCCCGACGGCGACGCTGACGGAGAAATCTGTCATCGAGATCGGCCAGCCGGAACATTCGGTCGTCACCACCTGCGCCTATTGCGGCGTCGGCTGTTCCTTCAAGGCGGAGATGCGCGGCGAGGAACTCGTGCGCATGGTGCCGTGGAAAGACGGCAAGGCCAATCGTGGCCACTCCTGCGTCAAGGGCCGCTTCGCCTATGGCTACTCCACCCACAAGGAACGCATCCTCAACCCGATGATCCGCGAAAAGGTCTCTGACCCCTGGCGGGAAGTGACTTGGGAAGAGGCCTACGCTCACGTCGCCTCTGAATTCCGCCGCATCCAGTATCAGTACGGCCGCGAATCGATCGGTGGCATTACCTCCTCGCGCTGCACCAACGAAGAGACCTTCCTCGTGCAGAAGCTGGTGCGCGCCGGTTTCGGCAACAACAATGTCGATACCTGCGCCCGCGTCTGTCATTCGCCCACCGGCTACGGCCTCGGCCAGGCCTTCGGCACGTCTGCCGGCACCCAGGATTTCGATTCGGTCGAACAGACTGACGTGGTCATCATCATCGGCGCCAATCCGACGGACGGGCATCCGGTCTTCGGCTCGCGCCTCAAGAAGCGGCTGCGCCAGGGCGCCAAGCTGATCGTCATCGATCCGCGCCGCACCGATATCGTCCGCTCCCCCCATATCGAGGCGGCCTATCACCTGCCGCTGAAACCCGGCACCAATGTCGCCATCATGACGGCGCTCGCCCATGTGATCGTCACCGAGGGGCTCTACGACGAAAAATTCATCCGCGAACGGTGTGACTGGTCGGAATTTGAGGACTGGGCCGCATTCGTTTCGGACGAGACCCACAGCCCGGAAGCCATCGAGAAATATACCGGCGTGAACCCGGAGGACCTGCGTGGCGCTGCCCGCCTGTTTGCGACTGGCGGTAACGGCTCCATCTATTACGGCCTTGGGGTCACCGAACACAGCCAGGGCTCGACCACGGTCATGGCGATTGCCAACCTTGCCATGGCAACCGGCAATATCGGCCGGCCCGGCGTCGGCGTAAACCCGCTGCGCGGCCAGAACAACGTGCAGGGCTCCTGCGACATGGGCTCGTTCCCGCACGAGCTGCCCGGCTATCGCCACGTCTCGGATGATGCCACCCGCGATATCTTCGAAAAGCTCTGGGGCGTCACCCTTTCCCACGAGCCGGGGCTTCGCATTCCCAACATGCTGGATGCGGCCGTCGATGGTTCGTTCAAGGGGCTCTACATCCAGGGCGAGGACATTCTTCAGTCCGACCCCGACACCAAGCATGTTGCCGCCGGCCTTGCCGCAATGGAATGCGTCGTCGTGCAGGACCTGTTCCTTAACGAAACCGCCAACTATGCCCATGTCTTCCTGCCGGGCTCGACCTTCCTCGAAAAGGACGGCACCTTCACCAATGCCGAGCGCCGCATCAACCGCGTGCGCAAGGTGATGACGCCGAGGAACGGCTATGCCGACTGGGAGGTGACGCAGAAGCTGGCGCAGGCCATGGGTCTCGGCTGGAACTACAGCCATCCTTCTGAAATCATGGACGAGATCGCGGTGACGACGCCGAGCTTTGCGCTCGTGTCCTATGATTATCTGGAGAAGATGGGCTCGGTTCAGTGGCCCTGCAACGAGAAGACGCCGCTGGGATCACCGATCATGCACATCGACGGCTTCGTGCGTGGCAAGGGCAAGTTTATCCGCACCGAATACGTGGCAACGGACGAGCGGACCGGACCGCGCTTCCCGTTGCTGCTGACCACCGGCCGCATTCTCAGCCAGTACAATGTGGGCGCCCAGACGCGCCGTACCGAAAATGTTGTCTGGCACGAGGAGGACCGGCTGGAAATCCATGCGCATGATGCCGAAAACCGCGGGATTCACGATGGCGACTGGATCAAACTCACCAGCCGCTCCGGCGACACTACGCTTCGCGCGCTGATCACCGACCGCGTGGCGCCGGGCGTGGTCTACACCACCTTCCATCACCCGACGACCCAGGCCAACGTCATCACCACGGATTTCTCCGACTGGGCGACCAACTGCCCGGAATACAAGGTGACCGCCGTGCAGGTCTCACCCTCCAACGGGCCTTCGGACTGGCAGGTGGAATATGACGAGCAGGCCCGCCAGTCACGGCGGATCGTCGCCAAGCTCGAGGCGGCGGAATAGGACCGGGAATGCGGAGTTTGGCGCAGCGCCTGTTTGATCAACCCTTTTCTCCCTTATGGGGCGAAAGGAGCAAATTACATGCTCCGTCGTCCCCTCTCCCCGCCTGCGGGGAGAGGGCTAGGGTGAGGGGCAACATCTCTACGCTTATGGTTGCCCCAGCGCGCGCCTTATCCGGCCTGCCTGCTACCTTCTCCCCGCCAGCGGGGAGAAGGGATATGCCGCGCCCTCCATCGTCCACAATTCTCCTTTTTGAGAGAGCGGACAATCGCGATCGCGCCCTGCCGATCTCGTCTCGGGAGGGAGAGGTGGCTTTGTGACCTCCTTCAAAACCACAACCAAAGTCCGCGAAACCTTCCGCCGCAAAGGTATCCTCGGCGAAGGCGAACGCACCGTCCCGGAGGAGACGCCGGTTGCGTTCAGCTATGGCGGCTCGACCCATGCCGTGATGATGGCGACCCCGGCCGATCTGGAGGATTTCGCCGTCGGCTTCAGCCTGACCGAAGGCATCGTCACGAACGGCGGCGAGATCGAGGAAATCGGGATCGAGGCTAGCGAGATCGGCATCGACCTGCAGATCCGCCTCGTGGACGAGCGTAACGACAGGCTTGTGGCCCGCCGCCGCCATATGGCCGGGCCGGTGGGGTGCGGGCTCTGCGGCATCGAATCGATCGAGGAGGCCGTGCGGCCGACCCCTGCCGTCAACACGTCTCCGCTGCGGATGCGCGAAAACGACATCGTCGCGGCTGTTGCCGAACTAGGCGCCCGTCAGCCGCTGCATTTCGAGACGCGCGCGGTTCATGGCGCCGGCTTCTACGTGCCCGGCAAGGGCATTGTCGCCGTGCGCGAGGATGTCGGCCGCCACAATGCGCTAGACAAGCTTATCGGCGCCATCGCTCGGGCCGGCTACCCCGGGCGGGATGGGGCGATTGTCGTCACCAGTCGGGTCTCGGTCGAAATGGTGCAGAAGACCGCGATCATCGGCAGCCCCGTCATCATCGCCATCTCGGCCCCGACGGCGCTTGCCATCCGCGCGGCCGACAAGGCAGGCATGACGCTGGTTGCGCTGGTGCGCGGCGACGACTTCGAGATCTTTACCCAAAATGACCGCATATCTGCAGGAGCAGCCGCCGATGTCGCATGACGAACCGCACAAGACGACGGACGACAAGCTGGTCTATATGGCAAACCAGATCGCCACCTTCTTCAAATCCCAGCCGGAAGGAGAACGTGCGGCAGGCATTGCCGGCCATATCAACAAATTCTGGGAACAGCGCATGCGCCGCGCCTTTTTCGCAATGATCGACAAGGGCGATCCGCGCTTCGACCCGCTTGTCGTGGCAGCAGCGACGCATATCAAGCGACCTGCCGATGTGGGGCAGACCACCCAAGCCTGATCTATTGAACCAGTTATCCCAGCTCTGCAAATCGCGAATCATCGACTGATTCGCGTCGAGAGAACGACGGATGAGAGTGTGCGCTCCACCCCGTCTATTTCCCCGATCCTGTCGATGATCAGGTCGAGCGCGCTGATCGAAGGGGCGGCGACGATGGCGATCAGGTCGAAGCTGCCGCTGACGGAATGCAGGGTGCGCACTTCCTGAAGCGCATGCAGTTCCTGCGTCACCCGCGCCAGGGCCTTGGGCGCCAGCGTGATCAGCACATGGGCCTTGACGAGGCCCTGCTCGAAATCATCCGAAAGCCGGATGCCATAACCGGCGATCACACCATCCCGCTCCAGCTTCTCGATCCTCGACTGAACCGTCGTACGCGACAGGCCGAGCTTTCGCGCCAGCATCGCCGTGGGCATCCGGGCGTTTTCACTGAGCAGTGACAAAAGCTGGCGGTCTTTGTCCGATATCGTCATTTCATCAAACCTGATCGTCAATATGCCGAAATAGATACGGCATTTCTAACAGATTGAAGCTACATTTCAACGACACTTACCCCCATCATCTGAGCATCGAATGCACATGAGGGGGATTGCAGTCATGAAAAACATCGTTGTCATCGGCGCAGGCAAGATCGGCTCGACCATTGCGCGGCTTCTGGCGAACTCCGGCGACTATCAGGTGACGCTCGCCGATCACAGCGCCGAACAACTGGCCCAGATCGAAGCGCACGCTGCTATCTCCACTGCACAGATCGATATCGCCGATGGCGAGGCGCTGGTGAAGCTGCTTTCCGGCAAGTTTGCCGTCTTGAGCGCTGCGCCCTACCATCTGACAATTGCGATTGCCGAAGCTGCCGCCAAGGCCTGCGTCCACTATCTCGACCTGACCGAAGACGTCGAATCCACCCGCCGCGTCAAGCAGATCGCCGAAACCGCACAGACAACCTTCATTCCGCAGTGCGGCCTCGCACCGGGCTTCATCTCGATCGTCGCCAACGATCTCGCCAGCCGCTTCGACACGCTCGACAGCGTGCGCATGCGCGTCGGCGCCCTGCCGCAATATCCGTCCAATGCGCTCAACTATAACCTGACCTGGAGCACGGACGGCGTCATCAACGAGTATATCGAGCCCTGCGAAGCCATCGTCGAAGGCCAGCTCATCGAAGTGCCGGCGCTGGAAGAACGCGAGGAATTCTCGCTGGATGGCGTCACCTATGAAGCCTTCAACACCTCGGGCGGCCTCGGCACGCTCTGCGAAACGCTGAAGGGCAAGGTTCGCACGCTGAACTACCGCACGATCCGCTATCCCGGCCACGCCGCTATCATGAAGGCGCTTCTCAACGATCTTGGCCTGCGCCATCGCCGCGAAGTGCTGAAGGATATCTTCGAAAACTCGCTGCCTTCGACCATGCAGGATGTCGTGATCGTCTTCGTGACCGTCTCGGGCCGCAAGGACGGCCGTCTGGTGCAGGAAACCTATGCCAACAAGGTCTACAGCGCCGTTGTCGCCGGCCGCATGATGAGCGCGATCCAGATCACCACGGCCTGCAGCATCTGCGCCGTGCTTGACATGCTCGCCCATGGCGAACTGCCGGAAAAAGGTTTCGTTCGCCAGGAAGAGATCAGCCTCGACGCTTTCCTGAAGAGCCGCTTCGGCCACTACTATGAACAGCGCCATTACACCGAGAAGGCCGCAAGCTAAGACGGTCACCTGCGGAGGAGGAGAACGCCCGGCTCGATGCCGGGCGTTTTCGTTTGGGAATCAGGTGCGACCGAAATCGTCATCAAGGCGGATGATGTCGTCATCGCCGAGATAGGAGCCGGTCTGGACCTCGATCAGTTCCAGCGGGATCTTGCCGGGATTGCTGAGACGGTGGACAGAGCCTTGCGGGATATCGACAGACTGATTCTCGTGCAGCAGATGCGTCTTGCCATCGATGGTGATTTCGGCCGTACCGCGCACGACGATCCAGTGCTCCGCCCGATGATGGTGCTTCTGGAGTGAAATGCTGGCACCGGGCCGAACCCGGAGCTTCTTCACTTCGAAGCGCTTGCCGGAAAGCACCGACGCGACCGAGCCCCACGGGCGATATGAGGTCGGGTGAGTTTGCGTGAGCGCGTTGGTTGCCTTGGACGCCGCCAGTCGTTTGACGATCTGGCCGACGTTCTGGCTGTCGGCGAGCGGCCCGATATAGACGGCATCTTCGCTGGCGATGACGGCGACATCCTGAAGTCCCTGCACCGCGACATGGATGTCACGGGAGAGCACGAGCGAGTTGCGGGTGTTGTTGACCGTCACCTTCTCGCCGAGCACGTTGCCATCCGCATCCTTGTCGCCGACAGCCCAGACCGAATCCCAGCTGCCGAGATCGGACCAGCGGAAAGCGGAGGGGACGACAGCAGCATCCGGGGTCTTCTCGAAGACGGCATAGTCGACCGAGATATCCGGAGCCTGCGAAAAGGCGGCCGCGTCGAGACGGATGAAATCGAGATCCTCTTCCGCCGCCTGCATCGCCTTCTGCGCGGCGTCATAGACACCGGGCGCATAGCGCAGGATTTCGCCCAGGAACTGGCTGACCGGCAGCATGAACATGCCGGAGTTCCAGAGATAGCGGTCATCGGCAATCAATTCGTTGGCCCGCTCCTGGTTCGGCTTTTCGATGAACCGGGAAACCTTACTCGCGCCCGTCGGCAGCGAATCGCCCGTTTCGATATAGCCATAGCCTGTCGCAGCTTCGGTCGGCTTGATCCCGAAGGTCACCAGCTTGCCGGTTGCAGCCGTCGCGCGCGCCAACCGGATGCACTCGAAATAGGTTTCGTCGGCGACGATCTCGTGGTCGGACGCCAGAACCTGCATGATCGCACCATCGCCATGATCGCGCAGGATGGCAAAGGCGGCGGCCGCAAGGGCCGGCGCGGTATTGCGCGCGATCGGCTCCAGAAGGATCGCTGCCAGATCGGCGCTGACGCTGCGGGCCTGCTCGGCCACGATGAAGCGGAAATCCGCATTGGTGACGATGATTGCTGGCGCGTAGAGCGCCGGGTCGGAAACCCGTTGAAGGGTACGCTGAAAAAGGGAAAAATCGCCCAGAAACTGGAGAAACTGTTTGGGAGCTTCAGCGCGGGATAGCGGCCAGAGGCGCGTTCCCTTGCCACCGGCCATGATGACCGGGATGATTTTAGACGACATCGATACCTCTATGCTTGTTGGCGGCAAGCCACCCAAATTCAATCCTGGAAATAGCCAATGCTACCGCAGGATTGCGTCAAAGGGAAACGAGGGCTTCATCAAACTGCATCCATACTTAATGCGGCAGCGCACCGCGGATACGATTCAAAAACCAGGACGGAAACCGCGACAGTCCCTTTCACCAGGCAATAAAAAACCCCGCCGGAGCGGGGTTTGAAAAATGCGGGTTATCCCGAGCAATCAGGCAGCGACGACGATCTCATTGAGCTGAGTCAATTCCGAGAGGAACTGCTCGAGGCGCGTAAGGTGCTCGTCGCTGTGGCTGTTTTCATCGATCTGCGACTTGACGGCGGCGACGCGCTTTTCAATTGCAGAACGATCAAGCTCGTCGGCCGGAACCGCCGATTCTGCAAGCAACGTGCAACCGGTCGGCAGGATGTCGGCAAAGCCGCCGAAAACCACATATCGCTCGGTCTTGCCGCCGGCCGTCTTCACGGTCACGACGCCCGGCTTCAGGGTTGTCATGGTCGGGGCATGGTTGGCCATAACCGTCATTTCGCCTTCCGTTGCGGGAATGACGACTTCCGTCACCCGCTCGGAAAGGAGCAGACGTTCCGGAGAAACAAGCTCGAAGTTGAAATCAGCCATGATCATTCGCTTCTTCTGGCGCTACCGGTCACGACCGGCAGACAATTTAATCAAGCGGCGGAGATTATCCGGCGCCGGACGGCCGGGGCGTCAGACGCCCCGGCTTGGTTCTCACATCAAGCGGCTTCTGCAGCCAGACGCTTGGCCTTTTCGATCGCTTCCTCGATGGAGCCGACCATGTAGAAGGCGGCTTCCGGAAGGTGATCGTAGTCGCCGTTGACGAGGCCCTTGAAGCCCTTGATCGTGTCTTCGAGAGCAACGAGCTTGCCCGGCGAGCCGGTGAAGACTTCTGCGACAAAGAACGGCTGCGACAGGAAGCGCTCGATCTTGCGGGCGCGGGCAACGGCCAGCTTGTCTTCTTCCGACAGTTCGTCCATGCCCAGGATGGCGATGATATCCTGAAGCGACTTGTAGCGCTGCAGGGTCGTCTGCACCTTACGGGAAATTTCGTAGTGCTCTTCGCCGACAACCATCGGGTCGAGCATGCGCGACGTCGAGTCGAGCGGGTCAACGGCCGGATAGATGCCCTTTTCAGCGATCGAACGCGACAGAACGGTCGTTGCGTCCAGGTGGGCGAACGAGGTTGCCGGTGCCGGGTCGGTCAAGTCGTCGGCCGGAACGTAGATGGCCTGAACGGAAGTAATCGAACCCTTGGTCGTCGTGGTGATGCGTTCCTGCATCTGGCCCATGTCGGTGGCAAGCGTCGGCTGATAACCAACGGCCGAAGGAATACGGCCGAGAAGAGCGGACACTTCGGAACCTGCCTGGGTGAAGCGGAAGATGTTGTCCACGAAGAACAGAACGTCCTGGCCTTCGTCGCGGAACTGTTCAGCGATCGTCAGACCCGTCAGAGCGACGCGAGCGCGGGCACCCGGCGGTTCGTTCATCTGGCCGTATACGAGGGCTGCCTTGGAGCCTTCGCCACCGCCATGCTTGTTCACGCCCGATTCGATCATTTCGTGGTAAAGGTCGTTGCCTTCGCGGGTACGTTCACCCACGCCAGCAAACACCGAGTAACCACCATGTGCCTTGGCGACGTTGTTGATCAGTTCCATGATCAGAACGGTCTTGCCAACGCCGGCGCCGCCGAACAGGCCGATCTTGCCGCCCTTTGCGTAAGGCGCAAGCAGGTCGACAACCTTGATGCCGGTGACGAGGATCTGCGCTTCGGTCGACTGCTCGACGTAGGACGGCGCTTCCTGGTGGATAGAGCGCTTGCCAGACGTGATCAGCGGACCAGCTTCGTCAACCGGCTCGCCGATGACGTTCATGATGCGGCCGAGCGTTTCCAGACCGACCGGAACGGTGATCGGAGCGCCGGTGTCGGTCACGGGCTGGCCGCGAACGAGACCTTCGGTCGAGTCCATGGCGATCGTGCGAACAGCGTTTTCGCCGAGGTGCTGGGCAACTTCGAGAACAAGGCGGTTGCCGTTGTTGTCGGTTTCCAGCGCGTTCAGGATCTTCGGAAGCTGACCTTCGTTGAAGGTAACGTCGACGACGGCGCCGATGACCTGGGTGACGCGGCCAACAGCGCCCGCTGCCGTAACGACAGCGACTGGGGCCTTGGCAGAAGC
This genomic stretch from Pararhizobium capsulatum DSM 1112 harbors:
- a CDS encoding DUF4287 domain-containing protein — protein: MSEPEKVKGPASYFPSIEKKYGQPIEHWKAIVRAQEGKAHMQIVAFLKETHGLGHGHANALVAATLAETKSQELPGGSHVSRS
- the fdhF gene encoding formate dehydrogenase subunit alpha — encoded protein: MSLVPEIDYGTPVSRSEKMVTLTIDGREISVPEGTSIMRASVEAGIKVPKLCATDMVDAFGSCRLCLVEIEGRNGTPASCTTPVAPGLKVHTQTSRLKDIRKGVMELYISDHPLDCLTCAANGDCELQDMAGAVGLRDVRYGYEGDNHVKARDNGEANTRWMPKDESNPYFTYDPSKCIVCSRCVRACEEVQGTFALTIEGRGFDSRVSPGMHENFLASECVSCGACVQACPTATLTEKSVIEIGQPEHSVVTTCAYCGVGCSFKAEMRGEELVRMVPWKDGKANRGHSCVKGRFAYGYSTHKERILNPMIREKVSDPWREVTWEEAYAHVASEFRRIQYQYGRESIGGITSSRCTNEETFLVQKLVRAGFGNNNVDTCARVCHSPTGYGLGQAFGTSAGTQDFDSVEQTDVVIIIGANPTDGHPVFGSRLKKRLRQGAKLIVIDPRRTDIVRSPHIEAAYHLPLKPGTNVAIMTALAHVIVTEGLYDEKFIRERCDWSEFEDWAAFVSDETHSPEAIEKYTGVNPEDLRGAARLFATGGNGSIYYGLGVTEHSQGSTTVMAIANLAMATGNIGRPGVGVNPLRGQNNVQGSCDMGSFPHELPGYRHVSDDATRDIFEKLWGVTLSHEPGLRIPNMLDAAVDGSFKGLYIQGEDILQSDPDTKHVAAGLAAMECVVVQDLFLNETANYAHVFLPGSTFLEKDGTFTNAERRINRVRKVMTPRNGYADWEVTQKLAQAMGLGWNYSHPSEIMDEIAVTTPSFALVSYDYLEKMGSVQWPCNEKTPLGSPIMHIDGFVRGKGKFIRTEYVATDERTGPRFPLLLTTGRILSQYNVGAQTRRTENVVWHEEDRLEIHAHDAENRGIHDGDWIKLTSRSGDTTLRALITDRVAPGVVYTTFHHPTTQANVITTDFSDWATNCPEYKVTAVQVSPSNGPSDWQVEYDEQARQSRRIVAKLEAAE
- the fdhD gene encoding formate dehydrogenase accessory sulfurtransferase FdhD, which produces MTSFKTTTKVRETFRRKGILGEGERTVPEETPVAFSYGGSTHAVMMATPADLEDFAVGFSLTEGIVTNGGEIEEIGIEASEIGIDLQIRLVDERNDRLVARRRHMAGPVGCGLCGIESIEEAVRPTPAVNTSPLRMRENDIVAAVAELGARQPLHFETRAVHGAGFYVPGKGIVAVREDVGRHNALDKLIGAIARAGYPGRDGAIVVTSRVSVEMVQKTAIIGSPVIIAISAPTALAIRAADKAGMTLVALVRGDDFEIFTQNDRISAGAAADVA
- a CDS encoding formate dehydrogenase subunit delta, producing the protein MSHDEPHKTTDDKLVYMANQIATFFKSQPEGERAAGIAGHINKFWEQRMRRAFFAMIDKGDPRFDPLVVAAATHIKRPADVGQTTQA
- a CDS encoding Lrp/AsnC family transcriptional regulator, producing the protein MTISDKDRQLLSLLSENARMPTAMLARKLGLSRTTVQSRIEKLERDGVIAGYGIRLSDDFEQGLVKAHVLITLAPKALARVTQELHALQEVRTLHSVSGSFDLIAIVAAPSISALDLIIDRIGEIDGVERTLSSVVLSTRISR
- a CDS encoding saccharopine dehydrogenase family protein, which translates into the protein MKNIVVIGAGKIGSTIARLLANSGDYQVTLADHSAEQLAQIEAHAAISTAQIDIADGEALVKLLSGKFAVLSAAPYHLTIAIAEAAAKACVHYLDLTEDVESTRRVKQIAETAQTTFIPQCGLAPGFISIVANDLASRFDTLDSVRMRVGALPQYPSNALNYNLTWSTDGVINEYIEPCEAIVEGQLIEVPALEEREEFSLDGVTYEAFNTSGGLGTLCETLKGKVRTLNYRTIRYPGHAAIMKALLNDLGLRHRREVLKDIFENSLPSTMQDVVIVFVTVSGRKDGRLVQETYANKVYSAVVAGRMMSAIQITTACSICAVLDMLAHGELPEKGFVRQEEISLDAFLKSRFGHYYEQRHYTEKAAS
- a CDS encoding mannose-1-phosphate guanylyltransferase/mannose-6-phosphate isomerase, with product MSSKIIPVIMAGGKGTRLWPLSRAEAPKQFLQFLGDFSLFQRTLQRVSDPALYAPAIIVTNADFRFIVAEQARSVSADLAAILLEPIARNTAPALAAAAFAILRDHGDGAIMQVLASDHEIVADETYFECIRLARATAATGKLVTFGIKPTEAATGYGYIETGDSLPTGASKVSRFIEKPNQERANELIADDRYLWNSGMFMLPVSQFLGEILRYAPGVYDAAQKAMQAAEEDLDFIRLDAAAFSQAPDISVDYAVFEKTPDAAVVPSAFRWSDLGSWDSVWAVGDKDADGNVLGEKVTVNNTRNSLVLSRDIHVAVQGLQDVAVIASEDAVYIGPLADSQNVGQIVKRLAASKATNALTQTHPTSYRPWGSVASVLSGKRFEVKKLRVRPGASISLQKHHHRAEHWIVVRGTAEITIDGKTHLLHENQSVDIPQGSVHRLSNPGKIPLELIEVQTGSYLGDDDIIRLDDDFGRT
- a CDS encoding F0F1 ATP synthase subunit epsilon: MADFNFELVSPERLLLSERVTEVVIPATEGEMTVMANHAPTMTTLKPGVVTVKTAGGKTERYVVFGGFADILPTGCTLLAESAVPADELDRSAIEKRVAAVKSQIDENSHSDEHLTRLEQFLSELTQLNEIVVAA
- the atpD gene encoding F0F1 ATP synthase subunit beta; translated protein: MAKAATPTDTAAVKKPAAPRKAASAKAPVAVVTAAGAVGRVTQVIGAVVDVTFNEGQLPKILNALETDNNGNRLVLEVAQHLGENAVRTIAMDSTEGLVRGQPVTDTGAPITVPVGLETLGRIMNVIGEPVDEAGPLITSGKRSIHQEAPSYVEQSTEAQILVTGIKVVDLLAPYAKGGKIGLFGGAGVGKTVLIMELINNVAKAHGGYSVFAGVGERTREGNDLYHEMIESGVNKHGGGEGSKAALVYGQMNEPPGARARVALTGLTIAEQFRDEGQDVLFFVDNIFRFTQAGSEVSALLGRIPSAVGYQPTLATDMGQMQERITTTTKGSITSVQAIYVPADDLTDPAPATSFAHLDATTVLSRSIAEKGIYPAVDPLDSTSRMLDPMVVGEEHYEISRKVQTTLQRYKSLQDIIAILGMDELSEEDKLAVARARKIERFLSQPFFVAEVFTGSPGKLVALEDTIKGFKGLVNGDYDHLPEAAFYMVGSIEEAIEKAKRLAAEAA